The bacterium DNA segment GGTTTCGCGCAGCACGCGCAAGCTGTACCGGCAAAAGGGCACCGGCCGAGCCCGCCACGGCGCCCGCGGGGCGCCGGTGTTCGTCGGCGGCGGCATCGTGTTCGGGCCGCGGCCGCGGAGTTACCGGTACACACTGCCCAAGAAGGTGCGACGGCTCGCGCTGCGCTCGGCGCTCTCGGCCCGCGCGGCGGAAGGACGGATCGTGGTGCTCGACCGGCTTGACCTCGATGCGCCGAAGACGAAGACGGTGGCCGCGGCGTTGCGCGCGGCGGGCCTGGGCGTGCGGGCGAGCGGCGTCCGTTCCGTCCTGTTGGTGACCGCCGCGCCGAGCGAAGCGGTCGAGCGCTCCGCGGCCAACCTCGACGGCGTGCGGGTCGCGGCGGCGTCCGCGCTCAACGTGCACGCGATTCTCGCCGCGGACCGGATCGTGTTCACGCGCGACGCCCTGCAGCGGCTGGTGGAGGGTCTGGGATCATGAGCCCGGTGCTCGATCCGCGCACCATCATCCGGCGGCCGATCGTCACGGAGAAGAGTATGCGCGGCACGGCGATCAACAAGTACACCTTCGAGATCGACGGCGCCTCGCCGAAGCCGGTGATCCGCGACGCGGTGCAGCGGCTGTTCAGCGTCCGCGTCACGAAAGTCAACGTGATCCGGATCCCGGGGCGGGCGCGCCGGCGCGGCCAGCACCACTACCGCGAGGCCGGCTACCGGAAGGCGGTGGTCACACTCGCCGACGGCGACAAGATCGATCTCGAGAAACTGACGTAGGGGCGGGGGACGCATGGGAATCAAAAAATTCAAGCCCATCACGCCCGGCCGCCGGTTCATGACGGTGGTGACGTTCGAGGAGATCACCCGAACGTCGCCGGAGCGGTCGCTCGTCGAGCCGCTGCTCAACCGCGCGGGCCGCAACAGCCAGGGCCGCGTGACCGTCCGCCACCGCGGCGGCGGCCACAAGCGGCGCTACCGGGTCATCGACTTCAAGCGCGACAAGGACGGGATCACGGCGCGCGTCGCCGCGATCGAGTATGATCCCAACCGGTCCGCGCGGATCGCGCTGCTGCACTACCGCGACGGCGAGAAGCGCTACATCCTCGCCCCGGTGGGGCTCGGACTCGGTGACAGCGTCGCGTCGGGGCCGGACGCCGAGATCAAGCCGGGGAACAGCCTGCCGCTGCGCGCGATTCCGGTCGGCACGACCGTGCACAACGTCGAGCTGCACATGGGCCGCGGCGGGCAGCTGGTGCGCAGCGCCGGCGGGGCGGCGCAGGTGATGGCCAAGGAAGGCGACTACGCGCAGATCCGGCTCCC contains these protein-coding regions:
- the rplD gene encoding 50S ribosomal protein L4 → MSKATVYDRDGKAAGEVELADAVFGLTPHTAVLHEAVRWQLAGRHRGTHSTLTRGMVSRSTRKLYRQKGTGRARHGARGAPVFVGGGIVFGPRPRSYRYTLPKKVRRLALRSALSARAAEGRIVVLDRLDLDAPKTKTVAAALRAAGLGVRASGVRSVLLVTAAPSEAVERSAANLDGVRVAAASALNVHAILAADRIVFTRDALQRLVEGLGS
- the rplW gene encoding 50S ribosomal protein L23, coding for MSPVLDPRTIIRRPIVTEKSMRGTAINKYTFEIDGASPKPVIRDAVQRLFSVRVTKVNVIRIPGRARRRGQHHYREAGYRKAVVTLADGDKIDLEKLT
- the rplB gene encoding 50S ribosomal protein L2 — encoded protein: MGIKKFKPITPGRRFMTVVTFEEITRTSPERSLVEPLLNRAGRNSQGRVTVRHRGGGHKRRYRVIDFKRDKDGITARVAAIEYDPNRSARIALLHYRDGEKRYILAPVGLGLGDSVASGPDAEIKPGNSLPLRAIPVGTTVHNVELHMGRGGQLVRSAGGAAQVMAKEGDYAQIRLPSGEVRMIHIGCRATIGQVGNLEHESVSIGKAGRTRWMRRRPHVRGVVMDPSSHPHGGGEGKSPIGMPGPVTPWGKPTLGYKTRKTKPSDKFIVKRRK